One window of Candidatus Polarisedimenticolia bacterium genomic DNA carries:
- a CDS encoding thrombospondin type 3 repeat-containing protein yields the protein MSPRFRALSWTAAAFLVAAAAGGALPRGRRSPLVAPGLIGYIYINEGTSDRNVAAAGNVVSGLAAFANGSLEVLPGSPWSTGGTGPSGAVFVASPRIGISAAGGRLVVANWGSDDIGVFTIAGDGALQAVPGSPFASGGSRPEGVALTPDGRFLFVGHSESRTIVPFAVDGSGGLARLDPVDVESAPNGMTVTPDGRFLLATLPALGRIAVLGIAHDGGLAPVPASPFATDAGTADGIALGRGGASAYVADADPAGFKLSLYSLGEDGALRSTPGSPFGAPGGSANILHLFPDGGLLAATLVNQNRIASLVIGADGRPVPAPGSPFQNAPLGLAPTGMASDPLGRLLYVANALSGTVSVFRPNPDGRLEVAADSVRTTVNGLPLAGVAFAPAGDQDLDGVEAPSDNCLAVANPSQADGDGDGRGDACDNCPAVANPGQRDQDGDRLGDACDDDRDGDGIADLADVCPAAADPEQTDADGDGQGDPCDNCPAAPNPGQEDEDGDREGDACARPFVRIGRLYVLTNALQNSLAAWEVDTLGRLRRLKGSPFPTGGSGPAGSTFFAPPRLALARLAPPTLFATNEGSHDVSAFRLEPDGTPVLASGFPREVGGFSPTAVAVHPSALYLAVGLQGRISFLQIQSFNLNLIQIPRSPAPVPGRVSGMAFPAHGGFIEVSLPDFGGARALDFHEPFPILPDSLVGNPGGTAAGLAWNASGNRMYLASSSNGPAIVGAFAVDPNGRSRPLLRSPLSGGGLDSNGVIVSPRDRFLYVSNQGNNSVSGFRLDASGAMAEMRGTPFSNAPLARVPVGMAIDSLGRFLFAANDGSNGVSVFRIGTDGALEPTGPAEKTGATGGRPLGGIVFVPSGDEDGDGIDAYVDNCQGVANPNQADTDVDGAGDACDTCPALSNPGQADSDGDGAGNACDPDPDGDGLLAPLDTCPLDFDPLETDADLDQVADVCDACPGDPINDVDRDGSCATIDNCPRMANPLQEDIDLDHVGNACDNCVAVYNPDQADVDHADGGDACQKGFQQEGFLYLNGLSPLNQAAGFETKATGTLLPLPGSPYLTLGSGRQDNPPPSSAPGLAFARRGAHLVALNPLSRSVTVFDLAGSGVLSPGIGSPYAVPLDEALGLSIDPAGETLYVAGREPGVPEGGAGVLVPFAVARSGRLTPLSVAPTPIGGVPDGMDLAPDGALLAVALPDEGKVALFAVREPGGLEAVPGWPAAVAGIERPGPVAFLPHAVQPAAPPGAPDAGWLLAVGQAPPGTAVVTLVVAAPGGPLGVSSLDLGRVGGTLGIAPDEEKDRLFVSLPGIDAVAAIEGAAAGSPRLAPGSPFLLGAGADSPAGLALGPSGRRLHVVFRGSNTITTLGVADDGRLIPPQVPPVTTGILAANPSAGVLVLSSLDEDGDGVGPFQDNCPADPNPGQEDGNSDGAGDACQVTVALDPIVPARFAAAIEGDPVPVLAAGARVADPDGQPLRGRAILATREERLLVLLEAASSEASSDAVDCGRGLPLEERPGEGLAYLNASVGEPTLVDQDLILACNDGIQDYEIAAGACGSEGQFFGPTLPLHGLGQPATACARTIVDPFRRFNLRIDSIEPARAILAAEQDVTRIKVDYSESALPGPVPLAALGTAPDPGLEVTLSLSATNGGTPEVFGRRDVLWRGETLLVFGHSPVAARPDAAVVECSSPLGTEVALDGSGSFDPDGGPLEHLWLLEQDHGDVRPVASGERAIVLLSLGQHGLVHRVRGTGGLIDEARFTVTVADTRPPVAAAVARPPVLWPPDHRLVPVHIDLQASDTCSPSIAVRLESATSSEPDDAPGGGDGRTSGDVQEVDPGDDRDVLLRAERSAAGPGRAYRLGYVITDAAGLESRLQVEITVPRTLR from the coding sequence ATGTCGCCGCGCTTCCGGGCCCTCTCGTGGACGGCGGCCGCCTTTCTCGTGGCGGCGGCCGCTGGCGGAGCGCTGCCACGCGGCAGGCGATCCCCCCTGGTGGCCCCCGGACTGATCGGCTACATCTACATCAACGAAGGGACATCGGACCGCAACGTGGCGGCGGCGGGGAACGTCGTCTCGGGGCTGGCGGCGTTCGCCAACGGCTCGCTCGAAGTCCTGCCCGGGTCTCCCTGGAGCACGGGAGGGACGGGGCCGTCCGGGGCGGTGTTCGTGGCGTCGCCGCGCATCGGGATCAGCGCCGCCGGTGGACGGCTGGTCGTCGCGAACTGGGGGAGCGACGACATCGGGGTCTTCACGATCGCCGGGGACGGGGCGCTGCAGGCGGTGCCGGGTTCTCCCTTTGCCTCCGGAGGATCGCGACCCGAGGGGGTCGCCCTCACGCCCGACGGCCGGTTCCTCTTCGTCGGGCATTCCGAGAGCCGCACGATCGTGCCGTTCGCGGTGGACGGCAGCGGGGGCCTTGCCAGGCTCGATCCCGTCGACGTCGAGTCGGCGCCCAACGGCATGACGGTCACGCCGGATGGGCGCTTCCTTCTCGCCACGCTGCCCGCGCTGGGGCGGATCGCCGTCCTGGGAATCGCCCACGACGGCGGGCTGGCGCCGGTTCCGGCCTCCCCCTTCGCGACCGATGCCGGGACCGCGGATGGGATCGCGCTCGGCCGGGGGGGGGCCTCGGCCTACGTCGCCGACGCCGACCCCGCCGGGTTCAAGCTCAGCCTCTATTCCCTGGGTGAGGACGGGGCGCTCCGTTCAACGCCGGGCTCGCCATTCGGCGCCCCTGGCGGGAGCGCCAACATCCTGCACCTCTTCCCCGATGGTGGCCTGCTCGCCGCCACGCTCGTGAACCAGAACCGGATCGCCAGCCTCGTCATCGGGGCCGACGGCAGGCCGGTCCCCGCTCCCGGCTCGCCGTTCCAGAACGCGCCTCTCGGCCTGGCGCCGACCGGCATGGCGTCCGATCCGCTCGGGCGCCTGTTGTACGTCGCGAACGCGCTCTCGGGGACGGTCTCGGTCTTCCGTCCCAATCCGGATGGCCGCCTCGAGGTGGCGGCCGACAGCGTGCGCACGACGGTCAACGGGCTCCCCCTGGCCGGCGTGGCGTTCGCGCCGGCCGGGGATCAAGACCTGGACGGCGTCGAGGCCCCTTCGGACAATTGTCTCGCCGTCGCGAATCCATCCCAGGCGGACGGCGACGGCGACGGACGGGGGGACGCCTGCGACAACTGTCCCGCCGTCGCCAACCCGGGGCAGCGCGATCAGGACGGCGACCGATTGGGGGACGCCTGCGACGACGACCGGGACGGCGACGGGATCGCCGACCTCGCGGACGTCTGCCCCGCCGCCGCCGACCCGGAACAGACCGATGCAGACGGCGACGGCCAGGGCGATCCCTGCGACAACTGCCCCGCGGCACCGAACCCGGGGCAGGAGGACGAAGACGGCGATCGCGAAGGGGACGCCTGCGCCCGGCCGTTCGTCCGCATCGGCCGGCTGTACGTCCTGACCAACGCTCTCCAGAACTCGCTCGCCGCGTGGGAGGTCGACACCCTCGGGAGACTCAGGCGCCTCAAGGGCTCGCCGTTCCCGACCGGTGGCAGCGGGCCGGCCGGCTCGACCTTTTTCGCTCCGCCGCGCCTGGCGCTCGCGCGTCTCGCGCCGCCCACCCTGTTCGCGACCAACGAGGGGAGCCACGACGTCAGCGCCTTCCGCCTGGAGCCCGATGGGACGCCGGTCCTCGCCTCCGGGTTCCCCCGCGAGGTGGGCGGGTTCTCCCCGACGGCGGTGGCGGTGCATCCGAGCGCTCTCTACCTCGCCGTCGGGCTGCAGGGGCGGATTTCCTTCCTGCAGATCCAGTCGTTCAACCTCAACCTGATTCAGATTCCCCGCTCTCCCGCTCCGGTCCCCGGAAGGGTGAGCGGCATGGCGTTCCCGGCGCACGGGGGGTTCATCGAGGTCTCCCTGCCGGACTTCGGCGGGGCGCGGGCTCTGGATTTTCACGAGCCGTTTCCCATCCTCCCCGATTCGCTGGTCGGGAATCCCGGTGGCACGGCGGCCGGCCTGGCGTGGAACGCCTCGGGGAACCGGATGTATCTGGCCAGCTCCTCGAACGGCCCCGCAATCGTCGGGGCGTTCGCCGTCGATCCGAACGGGCGCTCGCGTCCCTTGCTGCGTTCTCCCCTGAGCGGCGGGGGATTGGACTCCAACGGCGTGATCGTGTCGCCCCGGGACCGGTTCCTGTACGTCTCGAACCAGGGGAACAACTCCGTCTCCGGCTTCCGTCTGGACGCGTCCGGCGCCATGGCCGAGATGCGGGGGACGCCGTTCTCCAACGCCCCGCTCGCCCGCGTCCCCGTCGGCATGGCGATCGATTCCCTGGGACGCTTCCTGTTCGCGGCGAACGACGGGTCGAACGGCGTCTCCGTCTTCCGCATCGGGACGGATGGTGCGCTCGAGCCGACCGGCCCCGCCGAGAAGACCGGGGCGACCGGCGGGCGGCCGCTCGGCGGCATCGTGTTCGTCCCCTCGGGGGACGAGGACGGCGACGGCATCGACGCCTACGTCGACAACTGCCAGGGCGTCGCGAACCCGAACCAGGCGGACACCGACGTGGACGGGGCGGGGGACGCCTGCGACACGTGTCCCGCGCTTTCGAACCCCGGGCAGGCGGACTCCGACGGCGACGGAGCCGGCAACGCCTGCGACCCCGATCCCGACGGCGACGGCCTCCTGGCCCCCCTGGACACCTGCCCGCTCGATTTCGATCCGCTGGAAACGGACGCCGATCTCGACCAGGTCGCGGACGTCTGCGATGCGTGCCCGGGGGACCCGATCAACGACGTCGATCGGGACGGGAGCTGCGCCACGATCGACAACTGTCCGAGAATGGCCAACCCGCTGCAGGAGGACATCGACCTGGACCATGTCGGCAACGCCTGCGACAACTGTGTGGCGGTGTACAACCCGGACCAGGCGGACGTGGATCATGCCGACGGCGGGGACGCCTGCCAGAAGGGATTCCAGCAGGAGGGTTTCCTCTACCTCAACGGTCTGTCGCCCCTGAACCAGGCGGCCGGTTTCGAGACCAAGGCGACCGGGACGCTCCTGCCGTTGCCCGGATCCCCCTACCTGACACTCGGATCGGGGAGACAGGACAACCCGCCCCCTTCGTCCGCCCCCGGGCTGGCCTTCGCCCGTCGAGGCGCGCATCTCGTGGCGCTCAATCCGCTCTCACGCTCGGTGACGGTCTTCGATCTCGCCGGCTCCGGGGTTCTCTCACCGGGGATCGGATCCCCCTACGCCGTGCCGCTCGACGAGGCGCTGGGGCTCTCGATCGACCCGGCGGGGGAGACGCTCTACGTCGCCGGCCGCGAGCCGGGGGTTCCCGAGGGGGGGGCCGGCGTCCTGGTGCCGTTCGCCGTGGCGCGATCGGGGAGGCTGACCCCGCTGTCTGTGGCGCCGACCCCGATCGGCGGGGTCCCCGATGGCATGGACCTGGCGCCCGACGGGGCCCTTCTCGCCGTGGCCCTGCCGGACGAAGGGAAGGTGGCGCTCTTCGCCGTCAGGGAGCCGGGGGGGCTCGAGGCGGTCCCCGGATGGCCGGCGGCCGTCGCCGGGATCGAGCGACCGGGGCCGGTCGCTTTCCTGCCGCACGCCGTGCAGCCGGCAGCGCCGCCCGGAGCCCCCGACGCGGGTTGGCTCCTTGCCGTGGGGCAGGCGCCTCCCGGGACGGCGGTGGTGACCCTGGTGGTCGCGGCCCCGGGCGGGCCGCTGGGTGTCTCGTCGCTCGACCTGGGACGGGTGGGGGGGACGCTGGGCATCGCCCCGGACGAGGAGAAGGACCGCCTGTTCGTTTCGCTCCCCGGGATCGACGCGGTGGCGGCGATCGAGGGGGCGGCCGCCGGATCCCCGCGGCTCGCGCCGGGATCTCCGTTCCTTCTCGGCGCTGGCGCCGACTCGCCTGCGGGGCTCGCCCTTGGACCGTCCGGCCGGAGGCTCCACGTGGTCTTCCGCGGCTCGAACACCATCACGACGCTCGGCGTCGCGGACGATGGCCGGCTGATTCCGCCCCAGGTCCCGCCCGTCACAACCGGCATCCTCGCCGCCAATCCGTCCGCCGGGGTCCTGGTCCTCTCCTCCCTCGACGAGGACGGCGACGGGGTGGGCCCGTTCCAGGACAACTGTCCGGCGGATCCGAACCCGGGGCAGGAGGACGGAAACTCCGACGGCGCGGGCGATGCCTGCCAGGTGACGGTGGCGCTCGACCCGATCGTCCCGGCGAGGTTCGCCGCCGCGATCGAGGGGGATCCGGTTCCGGTCCTGGCGGCCGGCGCGCGGGTGGCCGATCCGGACGGCCAGCCTCTGCGGGGGAGGGCGATCCTGGCGACGCGCGAAGAGCGTCTCCTGGTCCTTCTGGAAGCGGCCAGCTCGGAGGCATCGAGCGACGCCGTCGACTGCGGCCGCGGCCTCCCCCTGGAGGAACGTCCGGGAGAGGGGCTGGCGTACCTGAACGCCTCCGTGGGAGAGCCGACGCTCGTCGACCAGGACCTGATCCTGGCGTGCAACGACGGCATCCAGGACTACGAGATCGCGGCCGGCGCCTGCGGCAGCGAAGGGCAGTTCTTCGGGCCGACGCTCCCCCTTCACGGTCTCGGGCAGCCCGCCACGGCCTGCGCCCGCACCATCGTCGATCCGTTCCGTCGATTCAACCTGCGCATCGACTCGATCGAGCCCGCACGCGCCATTCTCGCCGCCGAGCAGGACGTCACCCGGATCAAGGTGGACTACTCGGAGTCGGCGCTGCCGGGTCCGGTCCCTCTGGCGGCGCTCGGAACGGCCCCCGATCCGGGACTCGAGGTGACGCTGTCCCTTTCCGCCACGAACGGCGGGACGCCCGAGGTGTTCGGCCGGCGCGATGTCCTCTGGCGGGGCGAGACGCTCCTGGTATTCGGCCATTCGCCCGTGGCGGCCCGGCCGGACGCCGCCGTCGTCGAGTGCAGCTCCCCCCTGGGTACGGAGGTGGCCCTCGACGGATCCGGGTCGTTCGATCCCGACGGCGGGCCGCTCGAGCACCTGTGGCTCCTGGAGCAAGACCATGGAGACGTGCGCCCGGTTGCCTCCGGGGAGCGCGCCATCGTCCTGCTGTCCCTGGGCCAGCACGGCCTGGTTCACCGCGTGCGCGGGACGGGCGGGCTCATCGACGAGGCCCGCTTCACCGTGACCGTCGCCGACACCCGGCCCCCGGTGGCCGCGGCCGTCGCGCGGCCGCCCGTCCTGTGGCCGCCCGATCATCGGCTCGTTCCGGTGCACATCGACCTCCAGGCGTCCGACACGTGCTCCCCGTCGATCGCCGTACGCCTGGAGAGCGCCACGAGCAGCGAGCCGGACGATGCCCCGGGAGGGGGCGACGGCCGCACGTCCGGGGACGTCCAGGAGGTCGATCCGGGGGACGACCGTGACGTGCTGCTGCGGGCCGAGCGCTCCGCCGCCGGACCGGGACGGGCGTACCGGCTCGGCTACGTGATCACCGACGCGGCGGGGCTCGAAAGCCGGCTTCAGGTTGAAATCACCGTTCCGCGCACCCTCAGGTAG